The following coding sequences are from one Hyphomicrobiales bacterium window:
- a CDS encoding tat pathway signal sequence domain protein yields MFQTDKARVTLADTNSAKPTRRGALRLLTLGFAAATATMISARTARARIFTGFIEGTAVGGYDAVAYHTQGEAVPGDPAITLEHEGATWRFSSEANRAAFAADPDAYAPEYGGHCAWATAQGYLAQGDPEIWRIFDGRLFLNATQGVNRRWLRDVDGFIMQADANWPSLK; encoded by the coding sequence ATGTTTCAGACAGACAAAGCTCGGGTAACCTTGGCCGACACCAACTCGGCCAAACCAACGCGTCGCGGCGCTTTGCGCCTGCTCACGCTGGGGTTCGCGGCAGCGACCGCCACAATGATCAGTGCTCGTACGGCACGGGCGCGCATTTTCACCGGTTTCATCGAAGGCACAGCTGTTGGCGGCTACGATGCTGTAGCCTACCACACGCAAGGCGAGGCGGTTCCCGGGGATCCGGCCATCACGCTTGAGCATGAGGGTGCGACGTGGCGTTTTTCAAGCGAAGCAAATCGCGCCGCGTTCGCCGCCGATCCAGACGCTTATGCCCCAGAATATGGCGGCCATTGTGCCTGGGCGACCGCGCAGGGATATTTGGCGCAGGGCGATCCAGAAATTTGGCGCATCTTTGATGGCCGGCTCTTCCTCAACGCCACGCAAGGCGTGAACCGGCGTTGGTTGCGTGATGTGGATGGTTTCATCATGCAGGCCGACGCTAACTGGCCGAGCCTGAAATAG
- a CDS encoding DUF2853 family protein, translating into MADYLADVKKFASDVDEAAVNGIVRHLGVALRSRDASMVACTDPKELARIRDGFCRKKLRLDESDDAIDGAIQTVCEAMKADTTKARVTFYYLLAEQYGKLDLFHKKS; encoded by the coding sequence ATGGCCGATTATCTAGCTGATGTGAAAAAGTTCGCTTCCGACGTCGATGAAGCGGCGGTGAACGGCATCGTGCGGCATTTGGGGGTCGCGCTACGCAGCCGCGATGCGTCTATGGTCGCCTGCACGGATCCAAAGGAACTGGCGCGTATCCGCGATGGGTTTTGCCGCAAGAAGCTTCGTCTCGATGAGTCCGATGACGCGATAGATGGCGCCATCCAAACGGTCTGCGAGGCGATGAAGGCCGACACCACCAAGGCGCGCGTCACGTTTTACTATCTGCTTGCCGAGCAGTACGGGAAGCTCGATCTTTTCCACAAAAAGTCCTAG
- a CDS encoding thymidylate synthase: MRAYHDLLDHVLNTGVTRMDRTGTGTRSVFGYQMRFDLGEGFPLITTKKLHLRSIIHELLWFLAGDTNIGYLKDNKVSIWDEWADENGELGPVYGKQWRSWAAPSGESIDQIAKLLESLTKNPDSRRHIVSAWNPADVDEMALPPCHCLFQFYVAEGKLSCQLYQRSADIFLGVPFNIASYALLTHMIAQVVGLKPGDFVHTFGDAHLYLNHIEQAELQLSRAPRALPTLKLDPTVSSLFDFRYDHITIEGYDPHPAIKAPIAV; the protein is encoded by the coding sequence ATGCGCGCCTATCACGATCTGCTCGACCACGTGCTGAACACCGGCGTCACCCGCATGGATCGCACCGGGACGGGCACGCGCTCAGTTTTCGGCTATCAGATGCGTTTTGATCTCGGTGAAGGCTTCCCGCTCATCACGACCAAGAAGCTGCATCTGCGTTCCATCATCCATGAGCTTCTTTGGTTTTTGGCGGGCGATACCAACATCGGCTATCTGAAGGACAACAAGGTTTCGATCTGGGATGAGTGGGCCGATGAGAATGGCGAGCTTGGCCCGGTCTACGGCAAGCAATGGCGCAGTTGGGCGGCACCATCGGGTGAGAGCATCGACCAGATCGCCAAGCTGCTTGAAAGCTTGACCAAAAATCCGGACTCGCGTCGGCACATTGTCTCGGCCTGGAATCCAGCCGATGTGGACGAGATGGCACTGCCGCCCTGCCACTGCCTGTTCCAGTTCTACGTGGCGGAGGGCAAGCTCTCCTGCCAACTTTACCAGCGCTCGGCGGACATCTTTTTGGGCGTGCCGTTCAACATCGCCTCTTATGCGCTGCTCACCCACATGATCGCGCAGGTTGTTGGGCTGAAGCCGGGTGACTTCGTGCATACCTTCGGCGATGCGCATCTTTATCTCAACCATATCGAGCAGGCTGAACTTCAGCTTTCGCGGGCGCCACGCGCACTGCCGACGCTGAAACTTGACCCGACTGTCAGCAGCCTTTTCGACTTCCGCTATGATCACATCACCATCGAGGGCTATGATCCGCACCCCGCCATCAAGGCACCGATCGCGGTCTAG
- a CDS encoding glutathione S-transferase family protein produces MLTLVHSPMSRSDMMRVILEELDAEYDICEVTVLRRDGSGGEDPDNPHPHKQVPALIHNGAVIWEQSAIAIYLSELFPDSPLVRAPGHPERGPFLSWISWFAATFEHALIAKFDGVLDDNPGKRRMYERVCGLLEKQFSAHDYLMGDAPTIPDFFLAGAMNYVRDLLPESDSLDAYAVRMDRPIARRLRGDA; encoded by the coding sequence ATGTTGACGCTTGTGCATTCCCCCATGTCGCGCTCTGACATGATGCGCGTGATTCTGGAGGAGTTGGATGCAGAGTATGACATTTGCGAGGTGACGGTCCTTCGCCGCGATGGCTCCGGTGGCGAAGACCCCGACAACCCGCATCCGCACAAACAGGTGCCAGCCCTGATCCACAATGGTGCAGTGATCTGGGAGCAATCGGCCATCGCGATCTACCTATCAGAGCTTTTTCCGGACTCACCGCTGGTGCGAGCGCCTGGTCACCCCGAGCGCGGGCCGTTTCTCTCTTGGATTAGCTGGTTTGCGGCGACGTTTGAGCACGCTTTGATCGCCAAGTTCGATGGGGTTCTCGATGATAATCCCGGCAAGAGACGCATGTATGAGCGGGTCTGCGGACTGCTGGAAAAGCAGTTTTCCGCGCACGATTACCTGATGGGCGATGCGCCGACGATCCCCGACTTTTTCCTCGCCGGTGCGATGAATTATGTGCGCGATCTTCTGCCGGAAAGTGACAGCTTGGACGCTTATGCAGTGCGCATGGATAGGCCCATTGCCCGCCGTTTGCGCGGCGACGCATGA
- a CDS encoding dihydrofolate reductase, producing the protein MSELVLIAAVARNGVIGRDNDLPFRLPTDLKHFKALTLGHPVLMGRATFESIGRPLPGRPSIVVSGDPEFHAEGCEVYQDLDTAIDRGKMLADGLGKSALFIIGGGQIYAQTIDEADRLEITHVALDADGATRFPTIDPSRWAKTVEENVPAGPKDEADMVFTTYRRKEA; encoded by the coding sequence ATGAGTGAGTTGGTGCTTATTGCAGCTGTCGCCCGCAATGGTGTGATCGGCCGCGACAATGATCTACCGTTTCGCCTGCCGACCGATCTGAAGCACTTCAAAGCACTGACTTTGGGCCATCCGGTATTGATGGGGCGGGCGACCTTTGAAAGCATTGGCCGTCCGCTGCCGGGCCGTCCGAGCATCGTGGTCTCGGGCGATCCGGAATTTCACGCCGAGGGCTGCGAGGTCTATCAGGACCTCGATACGGCGATCGATCGCGGCAAGATGTTGGCCGACGGCTTGGGCAAGTCCGCGCTCTTCATTATCGGCGGCGGACAGATCTATGCGCAGACCATCGATGAGGCCGATCGGCTCGAAATCACCCATGTTGCATTGGACGCAGACGGGGCGACACGATTTCCCACCATCGATCCGTCGCGATGGGCTAAGACAGTCGAAGAAAACGTACCGGCAGGGCCAAAAGATGAGGCGGACATGGTGTTCACCACCTATCGCCGCAAAGAGGCTTGA
- the hflK gene encoding FtsH protease activity modulator HflK has product MPWNNQTGNNGGPWGGGGGPWGSGGGSGPGRGNNGSGRQGGGQPPDLEEMIRKGQDRLKTILPGGGGSGGGLGASRGLIVLVVLIALVFVGYNFFTFRVQPDQQGVVLRFGEFDRQAQPGLNFRLPPPIEQVFTPSVTTINRADIGTRADDPRRAGARDVPEESLMLTGDGNIVDIDFAVFWRISDAPLFLFNIQNPEGSVRAVAESAMREVVGRSEIQPLLTQGRQITETAVQELMQDALDSYGAGVEITQVQLLTVDPPSQVIDAFRDVQAARADNERVQNQAQAYANRVIPEARGETARILEAATAYREQTVAEARGQADRFIAVYEEYQTAPEVTRQRLYLETLERIFRDNDKIVLDTDDGGQGIVPYLPLNELNRRAGGTQ; this is encoded by the coding sequence ATGCCTTGGAATAACCAAACGGGCAACAATGGCGGTCCTTGGGGCGGCGGTGGCGGCCCATGGGGTTCCGGCGGGGGCAGCGGCCCCGGTCGTGGCAACAATGGCTCCGGCAGACAAGGTGGCGGCCAGCCACCCGATCTTGAAGAGATGATCCGCAAAGGCCAAGACCGGCTGAAAACCATTCTGCCTGGTGGTGGCGGTTCCGGCGGTGGGCTTGGCGCAAGCCGTGGCCTCATCGTTCTGGTGGTGCTGATCGCGCTGGTTTTCGTCGGCTACAACTTCTTTACCTTCCGCGTGCAGCCCGACCAGCAGGGCGTTGTCCTCCGCTTTGGTGAGTTCGACCGCCAGGCACAGCCTGGTCTGAACTTCCGCCTGCCGCCTCCAATCGAACAGGTGTTCACACCGTCGGTGACTACCATCAACCGCGCTGACATTGGCACACGTGCCGACGATCCGCGCCGCGCCGGTGCGCGCGATGTGCCTGAGGAAAGCTTGATGCTGACCGGTGACGGCAACATCGTGGACATCGATTTCGCCGTCTTCTGGCGTATCTCTGATGCACCGTTGTTCCTCTTCAACATCCAAAACCCCGAAGGGTCCGTGCGCGCTGTGGCGGAAAGTGCCATGCGTGAGGTTGTTGGTCGCTCTGAGATCCAACCGCTGCTGACCCAGGGTCGTCAGATTACCGAGACGGCCGTGCAGGAGCTGATGCAGGATGCGCTCGACAGCTATGGCGCCGGCGTGGAAATCACGCAGGTTCAACTGCTGACGGTTGACCCGCCCAGCCAAGTTATCGATGCGTTCCGTGACGTTCAGGCTGCGCGTGCGGATAATGAGCGTGTGCAGAACCAAGCTCAGGCCTACGCCAACCGGGTGATCCCGGAAGCGCGTGGTGAAACGGCACGTATTCTTGAAGCTGCAACCGCCTACCGTGAACAGACCGTCGCTGAAGCGCGCGGTCAGGCTGACCGGTTCATCGCGGTTTATGAAGAGTATCAGACGGCGCCTGAAGTGACCCGCCAGAGGCTCTATCTTGAAACACTTGAGCGCATCTTCCGCGACAACGACAAAATCGTTCTCGACACAGATGACGGTGGCCAAGGCATCGTGCCTTACCTGCCGCTCAATGAACTCAACCGCCGTGCGGGAGGGACCCAATAA
- the hflC gene encoding protease modulator HflC, producing the protein MKSLFGGVGLFILVILGAAIYSSLFIVDETEQALVLQFGEPVDVVQEPGLNFKLPFVQNVSYFDRRVLDLDSPVQEIIAADQERLVVDTFARYQITDPLAFFQTVGSIAGAQSRLSTVLNSATRRVLGEVNYTTIVRDDRASLMARIREQVNRESRSFGMEIVDVRIRRADLPEANSQAIFQRMQTEREREATEIRAQGEEAAQRIRSRADREVTVLVADATREGEQIRGEGDAQRTRIFADAFGRDQEFFSFYRSMQAYEAGFSSGASLVISPDSDFFRYFGDQQGGVFTSSTTQNPTESVAPTTAAAPVEAETQQ; encoded by the coding sequence ATGAAAAGTCTCTTTGGAGGCGTTGGCCTCTTTATTCTCGTCATTCTGGGCGCGGCGATCTATTCGTCGCTGTTCATCGTTGATGAAACCGAGCAGGCGCTTGTGCTCCAATTCGGTGAGCCGGTTGATGTCGTCCAGGAACCTGGCCTGAACTTCAAGCTGCCGTTCGTGCAGAACGTGTCGTACTTCGACCGTCGCGTGCTCGATCTTGATAGCCCTGTGCAGGAAATCATCGCTGCTGACCAAGAACGGTTGGTCGTCGATACCTTCGCTCGTTATCAGATCACTGATCCGCTGGCGTTTTTCCAAACTGTGGGCAGTATTGCCGGTGCGCAATCGCGTCTTTCCACGGTTTTGAACTCGGCAACGCGTCGTGTGCTCGGTGAGGTGAACTACACCACCATCGTGCGCGATGATCGTGCCTCGTTGATGGCGCGCATTCGTGAGCAGGTGAACCGTGAAAGCCGCTCCTTCGGTATGGAAATTGTTGACGTGCGCATCCGCCGCGCTGACCTTCCCGAAGCCAACAGCCAAGCCATCTTCCAACGCATGCAGACCGAACGTGAGCGTGAAGCCACCGAAATCCGCGCGCAGGGTGAAGAAGCCGCACAGCGTATTCGCTCGCGCGCCGATCGTGAGGTTACTGTTCTGGTCGCTGATGCCACACGGGAAGGCGAGCAGATTCGCGGTGAGGGCGATGCCCAGCGTACGCGCATCTTCGCCGATGCCTTTGGTCGCGATCAGGAGTTTTTCTCCTTCTATCGCTCGATGCAGGCCTATGAAGCCGGCTTCTCCAGCGGTGCGAGCCTGGTGATCTCACCTGACTCTGACTTCTTCCGCTATTTCGGGGATCAGCAAGGTGGAGTGTTCACAAGCTCCACTACGCAGAATCCGACCGAGAGCGTGGCGCCAACCACGGCGGCGGCACCGGTCGAAGCGGAAACGCAGCAGTAA
- a CDS encoding DUF2065 domain-containing protein, whose product MLLVLGGALVAEGLFYALFPDQARRMVEMVGQLPPESLRIGGVAALALGVLVFWLARSLGV is encoded by the coding sequence ATCCTTTTGGTCCTCGGCGGCGCACTTGTCGCCGAGGGCCTTTTTTATGCGCTGTTTCCCGACCAAGCCCGACGCATGGTGGAGATGGTCGGGCAGCTGCCGCCCGAGTCGTTGCGGATCGGCGGGGTCGCAGCGTTGGCGCTTGGTGTGTTGGTGTTCTGGCTGGCGCGCTCTTTAGGCGTGTAA
- a CDS encoding Do family serine endopeptidase — protein MHRRLPPFFVALVMTLALVAAPPGVSAQSESPLRAQGPVPVADLAEELLGAVVNISTSQRVAGRRPTPLPNLPEGSPFEDFFDDFFNNEGDRDGPSRENSLGSGFIIDPDGIVVTNNHVISGADDIEVIMTDGRTFPAEVIGRDEATDLAVLRIEPDSPLPSVPFGNSDRLRIGDWVLAIGNPFGLGGSVSLGIVSAMNRNIGAGPYDSFIQTDAAINRGNSGGPLFDLAGNVVGVNTAILSPNGRSVGVGFAIPSATVETIVTQLITFGETRRGLLGVNIQEVTPDLVEGLQLDRPRGALVSVVSEGGPADEAGIERGDVIVRFNNRAINMYSDLPARVAQIAPGTEVPVGVIRRGETLTLTVILALRDGEGGQAAVLEPGPEPVSLLGMELSTVEEAYELGFEMDEGAVGAVVTLVFTDGPAAAKEIQPGTLILEVGQQVVETPQDVADRVEALRDEGRSQILMLIQDNEGQSQFVALPAD, from the coding sequence ATGCACCGCCGACTGCCCCCCTTCTTTGTCGCTTTGGTTATGACACTCGCGCTTGTCGCAGCGCCGCCTGGTGTTTCTGCCCAATCAGAAAGCCCCTTGCGCGCGCAAGGCCCTGTCCCGGTGGCTGATCTCGCCGAGGAGCTTCTTGGTGCGGTGGTTAACATTTCGACATCCCAACGCGTCGCCGGGCGCAGACCAACGCCGCTGCCAAACCTGCCGGAAGGCTCGCCGTTCGAAGACTTTTTCGATGATTTTTTCAACAATGAGGGCGATCGCGACGGGCCTAGCCGGGAAAACTCGCTCGGGTCGGGCTTCATCATCGATCCTGACGGCATCGTCGTCACCAACAATCATGTGATCTCCGGCGCGGACGATATCGAGGTCATCATGACCGATGGGCGGACCTTTCCCGCCGAGGTAATTGGCCGCGATGAGGCCACCGATCTGGCCGTGTTGCGCATTGAACCCGATAGCCCCTTGCCATCGGTCCCCTTCGGCAATTCGGACCGTCTGCGGATCGGCGATTGGGTGCTGGCGATCGGCAATCCGTTCGGTTTAGGCGGCTCGGTGTCGCTGGGCATTGTCTCGGCGATGAACCGGAACATCGGCGCTGGTCCCTATGATTCATTCATTCAAACCGATGCTGCCATCAATCGCGGCAACTCTGGCGGCCCGCTGTTCGATTTGGCTGGTAATGTTGTCGGCGTGAACACCGCCATCCTGTCGCCCAATGGGCGATCGGTGGGCGTTGGGTTTGCCATTCCGTCGGCCACGGTTGAGACGATCGTCACACAGCTCATCACCTTCGGGGAAACGCGGCGCGGCCTTCTGGGTGTCAATATCCAGGAAGTGACACCGGACCTGGTTGAAGGATTGCAGCTTGACCGACCGCGCGGCGCGCTGGTCTCGGTTGTGAGTGAAGGTGGTCCAGCTGATGAAGCGGGCATTGAGCGCGGCGACGTCATCGTGCGCTTCAACAATCGGGCGATCAACATGTACAGCGATCTGCCGGCCCGTGTGGCGCAGATCGCGCCGGGCACCGAGGTGCCCGTCGGGGTGATCCGACGTGGCGAGACGCTGACGCTGACCGTGATCCTTGCCTTGCGTGACGGCGAGGGTGGTCAGGCGGCCGTGCTCGAACCTGGGCCTGAACCGGTCTCGCTTCTGGGTATGGAGCTTTCGACCGTCGAAGAAGCCTATGAGCTCGGCTTTGAGATGGATGAGGGCGCCGTCGGCGCCGTTGTGACGCTGGTGTTCACGGATGGTCCAGCCGCGGCCAAGGAGATCCAACCAGGGACATTGATCCTGGAAGTCGGCCAGCAGGTTGTCGAAACACCGCAGGACGTTGCCGACCGCGTCGAGGCCCTGCGCGACGAGGGCCGCAGCCAAATCCTGATGCTCATTCAGGACAATGAGGGCCAAAGCCAGTTTGTTGCCTTGCCGGCTGACTGA
- the serB gene encoding phosphoserine phosphatase SerB yields MTHLCTLIADRTTRILTPAVRDKAADVITDTLGVAVTVDELSDHAAYDLAFTPQDKQSLDRLAEKVRHALDPLPVDVALMRKDGRRKKLFLADMDSTMIEQECIDELADQLGIKAHIAAITERAMHGEIDFEPALRERVSMLKGLSESIIDTVFAERITFTPGGKELLATMRQAGTRCVLVSGGFTHFTQKVTDILGFSANHANQLLVEDGLLTGAVAEPIQGKEAKKAHLESYASDLGIGLEQTLAIGDGANDLGMIEAAGLGVAFRAKPAVVERADAALQFSDLTGALYLQGYKDADIAG; encoded by the coding sequence ATGACCCACCTATGCACGCTGATCGCCGACCGCACCACCCGCATCCTGACGCCGGCGGTGCGTGACAAGGCGGCCGATGTCATCACCGACACGCTTGGCGTTGCCGTCACTGTCGATGAACTGTCCGATCACGCCGCCTATGATCTGGCCTTCACGCCGCAAGACAAGCAAAGCCTTGATAGGCTTGCGGAAAAGGTGCGTCACGCGCTGGACCCGCTGCCCGTTGATGTTGCGCTGATGCGCAAGGACGGTCGCCGCAAGAAGCTGTTCTTGGCTGATATGGACTCCACCATGATCGAGCAGGAATGCATTGACGAACTGGCCGATCAGCTTGGCATCAAGGCCCATATCGCAGCCATTACCGAACGTGCCATGCACGGTGAGATCGACTTCGAGCCAGCGCTGCGCGAACGCGTTTCCATGCTGAAGGGGCTGTCGGAAAGCATCATCGATACCGTTTTCGCCGAGCGCATCACCTTCACGCCGGGCGGCAAGGAACTGCTAGCCACCATGCGGCAGGCAGGCACACGATGCGTGCTTGTCTCCGGCGGGTTCACGCATTTCACCCAAAAGGTCACTGATATCCTTGGTTTTTCGGCCAATCACGCCAACCAGCTACTGGTCGAAGATGGCCTTCTCACAGGCGCGGTTGCCGAGCCGATCCAAGGCAAAGAGGCCAAGAAAGCGCATCTCGAAAGCTACGCCAGCGACCTCGGTATCGGCCTTGAGCAAACGCTGGCCATCGGCGATGGCGCCAATGATCTCGGTATGATTGAGGCGGCTGGCCTCGGCGTGGCGTTCCGCGCCAAGCCCGCCGTTGTCGAGCGCGCCGATGCCGCCCTCCAGTTCAGCGATCTTACCGGAGCGCTTTACCTGCAGGGTTACAAAGACGCCGACATCGCTGGCTAA
- the miaA gene encoding tRNA (adenosine(37)-N6)-dimethylallyltransferase MiaA gives MQRAQKSGGTRQVLLIAGPTASGKSALAAEIAARLGDAVIVNADSMQVYKDLRIITARPSHQEESRLTHFCSGTIDGSSGLSAAVWRDKAADVLEQTGDKPVIFVGGTGLYFRALTEGLAPIPDIPDAIRTNVRERLAQDGPVVLHGELDAAMAKQLSPTDSQRVARALEVLLATGRSLAEWQKLPPEGAVVDLQQTRHVVLAPPRDWLEERIRGRAETMLCDEALEEVRSLRARDLSPELPVMRAIGVSVISAYLDGDMTREAALDALTIETRRYAKRQETWFRGQMGDWPRLDPSTMSVEAMADWMVNEENACA, from the coding sequence ATGCAAAGGGCTCAAAAATCTGGGGGAACGAGGCAGGTGCTGCTTATCGCAGGGCCAACGGCGAGCGGCAAGTCGGCACTTGCGGCTGAAATTGCCGCGCGATTGGGCGATGCGGTGATCGTCAATGCTGATTCCATGCAGGTTTACAAGGACTTACGGATCATCACGGCGCGCCCGAGCCACCAAGAAGAGTCGCGACTAACGCACTTTTGTTCCGGAACAATCGACGGTTCGTCCGGACTAAGTGCAGCTGTTTGGCGCGACAAAGCGGCAGACGTTCTGGAACAAACCGGGGATAAACCGGTCATCTTCGTCGGTGGAACGGGGCTCTACTTCCGCGCCCTGACTGAAGGGCTTGCGCCGATACCCGATATCCCCGACGCCATCCGCACGAACGTCCGCGAGCGGTTGGCACAAGACGGGCCGGTGGTTCTGCACGGTGAACTCGATGCGGCGATGGCTAAGCAGCTTTCGCCAACCGACAGCCAACGGGTGGCGCGGGCGCTGGAAGTTCTGCTCGCAACCGGCAGATCTCTGGCCGAGTGGCAAAAACTGCCGCCGGAGGGCGCGGTGGTGGACCTGCAGCAGACCCGCCATGTGGTTCTGGCACCTCCGCGTGATTGGCTCGAAGAACGCATCCGAGGGCGGGCGGAGACGATGCTTTGCGACGAAGCCCTGGAAGAGGTTCGCTCCTTACGCGCGCGCGACCTTTCGCCCGAGCTTCCGGTGATGCGGGCCATTGGCGTTTCGGTCATCAGTGCCTATCTCGACGGTGATATGACCCGCGAGGCTGCCCTGGACGCCTTGACCATCGAGACCCGCCGTTATGCCAAGCGGCAGGAGACATGGTTTCGCGGGCAGATGGGTGATTGGCCGCGCCTTGATCCTTCAACGATGAGCGTCGAGGCGATGGCCGACTGGATGGTAAACGAGGAAAATGCATGCGCGTGA
- a CDS encoding MFS transporter, with amino-acid sequence MTTTPAPDSSTFAAPSFVRQRVAVSIMFLMNGLLVGGWAPAIPVFKDNHALAESQLGLMILLIGIGSLLTMPITGAIIARRGSTGILKIAAAACVFLLPLALFAPTLWLAGIALLMFGGGLGSMDVAMNANAARVESVHGKPIMSSCHGFWSLGALIGSGVGGTLLGFFGLGTQALSIAAMMLIGTVLAAPRIMADEVERGEGIEKPKLALPRTLAIYLIAIIAFAGFTAEGTVLDWAALFLREDRAVPEWMAGYAFAAFAGTMALVRFVGDPVRTRLGDLRTMQISALLAFVGFLTAGLAPNLTGTLIGFAIAGLGLANVVPIAFAAADRVPGIPRGIGISIATFCGYAGILVAPPLIGFVAEHVDYAVIFACVAVLPLYCLMAARTVKQT; translated from the coding sequence ATGACCACCACCCCTGCCCCAGACAGCAGCACTTTCGCCGCGCCGTCCTTCGTCCGTCAGCGCGTGGCCGTCTCCATCATGTTCTTGATGAACGGCCTGCTGGTGGGCGGCTGGGCACCGGCGATCCCAGTTTTCAAGGACAATCACGCGCTTGCTGAAAGCCAGCTTGGCCTGATGATCCTGCTGATCGGCATCGGGTCGCTGCTCACCATGCCGATCACCGGCGCGATCATCGCGCGGCGCGGCTCAACCGGCATCCTCAAAATTGCTGCCGCCGCCTGCGTCTTCCTGCTGCCTCTGGCCCTATTCGCGCCCACGCTCTGGCTCGCCGGCATCGCGCTTTTGATGTTCGGCGGCGGGCTCGGCTCTATGGACGTTGCAATGAACGCCAACGCGGCGCGCGTGGAAAGCGTGCACGGCAAGCCAATCATGTCATCCTGCCACGGGTTCTGGTCGCTCGGCGCGCTGATCGGATCGGGCGTCGGCGGCACGCTGCTCGGCTTTTTTGGGCTCGGCACACAAGCGCTCAGCATTGCCGCCATGATGCTGATCGGCACGGTGCTCGCCGCGCCGCGCATCATGGCCGACGAGGTGGAGCGTGGCGAGGGCATAGAAAAACCCAAGCTCGCCCTGCCCCGCACGCTGGCGATCTATCTGATCGCGATCATCGCCTTTGCCGGGTTCACGGCCGAAGGCACGGTGCTCGATTGGGCAGCGCTCTTCCTGCGCGAAGATCGCGCCGTGCCCGAATGGATGGCCGGTTACGCCTTCGCCGCCTTTGCCGGCACCATGGCGCTGGTGCGCTTTGTCGGCGATCCGGTGCGCACGCGGCTTGGCGATCTGCGCACCATGCAAATCTCCGCGCTGCTCGCCTTTGTCGGGTTCTTGACCGCCGGGCTCGCGCCAAACCTCACCGGCACGTTGATCGGCTTTGCGATTGCCGGTCTCGGGCTCGCCAATGTGGTGCCGATCGCCTTTGCCGCCGCTGACCGGGTGCCCGGCATTCCGCGCGGCATCGGCATTTCGATCGCAACCTTCTGCGGCTATGCAGGGATCTTGGTGGCGCCGCCGCTGATCGGCTTTGTGGCCGAGCATGTGGACTATGCCGTCATCTTCGCCTGCGTCGCCGTGCTGCCGCTCTACTGCCTGATGGCGGCCCGGACGGTCAAGCAAACCTAG